From one Thermomicrobiales bacterium genomic stretch:
- a CDS encoding ABC transporter permease subunit: MAGTTHGARSTVPIATLTLRQLAHGNAVRVVALFAAVPVVFALIYLIGQPTIDRVTFANNLFTHGVAPTVLPLAILILATSALGNEVEDRTMVYLVLKPQTRMRIVLEKLLAVAVVATLLLWAGTTIGFVIVMRGEAGGELGMLIAMLVAEMFAVLAYGALFLLLSLLISRALLAGIIYTLLWETTFSRFIPGVRLLSVRHFVESIYVRLANDPAATMDHPNRLISAIVTLLVLTALAIVATSWRLRTMNLE; encoded by the coding sequence ATGGCTGGCACGACTCACGGGGCGCGGTCAACCGTGCCGATCGCCACACTGACGCTCCGCCAGCTCGCCCATGGCAATGCAGTTCGCGTCGTCGCGCTCTTCGCGGCGGTGCCGGTTGTTTTCGCGTTGATCTATCTGATCGGCCAGCCGACGATCGACCGGGTGACGTTTGCCAACAACCTGTTTACCCACGGCGTCGCGCCGACGGTGTTGCCCCTCGCGATTCTGATTCTCGCCACCAGCGCGCTCGGCAATGAGGTCGAAGACCGCACGATGGTCTACCTCGTCCTCAAGCCGCAGACGCGGATGAGGATCGTGCTGGAGAAGCTGCTCGCGGTCGCAGTGGTCGCAACGCTGCTTCTCTGGGCAGGGACGACGATCGGGTTCGTGATTGTCATGCGCGGCGAGGCCGGCGGGGAGCTGGGCATGCTCATCGCGATGCTGGTGGCAGAGATGTTCGCGGTCCTTGCCTACGGCGCGTTGTTCCTTCTGCTAAGCCTCCTCATTTCACGAGCACTGCTGGCCGGCATCATCTACACCCTGCTCTGGGAGACGACGTTCAGCCGCTTCATTCCCGGCGTCCGGCTGCTCAGCGTGCGGCACTTCGTCGAGTCGATCTACGTTCGGCTAGCCAACGACCCGGCTGCCACGATGGACCACCCGAACCGGCTCATCTCCGCGATCGTCACGTTGCTCGTGCTGACAGCACTCGCCATCGTCGCAACCTCCTGGCGGTTGCGAACAATGAACCTGGAATAG
- a CDS encoding ABC transporter ATP-binding protein gives MQTSVTQARPPGPDTTPEAPPNATVVVRNLSKWYGDVVAVSDISFHVEPGVTALLGPNGAGKSTTLEMLSGLLAPSQGEIRILGRPARGDVELYRHVGMAPEQEALYPFLTGREFVELNAVLQKMDDPSGAAHQALATVELLGDADRPLRGYSKGMRQRTKIAAALVHDPDVLLMDEPLNGTDPLQRARLIELIQALGRQGKTVIVSSHILYEVERFADRILVINRGKLAAAGNFHAIRDRMDEHARAVRLRASDPRKLAAALVQTPVVLSVRFEPVTGDLPPALVVETADVRAFYRLAPAIAKRQDVHLYEVAALDESLASVFAYVVERG, from the coding sequence GTGCAGACAAGCGTCACACAAGCCAGACCACCTGGCCCGGACACAACGCCGGAAGCGCCGCCGAATGCCACCGTCGTCGTTCGGAACCTGTCGAAATGGTACGGCGATGTAGTCGCGGTCTCGGATATCTCGTTTCACGTCGAACCGGGTGTCACAGCGTTGCTGGGGCCGAACGGGGCGGGAAAGTCCACCACGCTCGAGATGCTGTCCGGATTGCTGGCGCCTTCGCAAGGCGAGATCCGCATTCTGGGCCGGCCGGCACGCGGGGATGTCGAGCTCTACCGCCACGTCGGAATGGCGCCAGAACAGGAAGCGCTCTACCCATTTCTGACCGGACGCGAGTTCGTCGAGCTGAACGCAGTTCTCCAGAAGATGGACGATCCCTCCGGCGCCGCCCATCAGGCGCTGGCGACAGTCGAGTTGCTCGGTGACGCCGACCGCCCGCTACGCGGCTACTCCAAAGGCATGCGTCAACGGACGAAGATCGCGGCCGCGCTAGTCCACGATCCCGACGTGCTGCTGATGGACGAGCCGCTGAACGGGACCGACCCGCTCCAGCGAGCGCGGCTGATCGAGCTGATTCAGGCGCTGGGCCGGCAGGGGAAGACCGTGATCGTCTCGTCGCACATTCTGTACGAGGTTGAACGCTTCGCCGACCGTATTCTCGTCATCAATCGCGGCAAGCTCGCCGCCGCCGGCAACTTCCACGCGATCCGCGACCGGATGGACGAGCACGCCCGAGCCGTGCGGCTACGAGCGAGCGACCCACGCAAGCTGGCGGCTGCGCTCGTCCAGACCCCGGTTGTGTTGAGCGTCCGCTTCGAGCCTGTGACCGGAGACCTGCCGCCTGCGTTGGTCGTCGAAACGGCCGACGTGCGCGCGTTCTACCGGCTGGCGCCGGCCATCGCCAAGCGCCAGGACGTGCACCTCTATGAGGTAGCGGCCCTCGACGAGTCGCTGGCCAGCGTCTTTGCCTACGTTGTGGAGCGCGGCTGA
- a CDS encoding ABC transporter ATP-binding protein → MNMSQAGQPMIETAALTKRYGSIVALDGLDISIPQAAVGLLGANGAGKSTLIKLLLGLIQPTSGSATMLGMNATRDAAHVRERVGYMPESDCLPADVTAADFVAHMAEMSGLPQRAARQRANDVLYQVGLDEERYRLIRGFSTGMKQRVKLAQAIVHDPQLVFLDEPTNGMDPQGRDEMLRLIQRIHGSLGITVIVSSHLLEDIERVCDHVVMLDRGRMVAAGRIDTLMRGGGDIVVRVDSDQSSLVAALIARGVAARVRERDIVIAPGGERDAIYDAIRDAVVELGLPLRGLQAGERSLEDVYIQTVGGADVARGKETVHAS, encoded by the coding sequence ATGAACATGTCGCAGGCCGGCCAACCAATGATCGAGACAGCCGCGCTGACCAAGCGCTACGGCTCGATTGTCGCGCTCGACGGCCTGGACATCTCGATACCGCAGGCTGCTGTCGGATTGCTGGGCGCCAACGGCGCAGGCAAGTCAACGCTGATCAAGCTACTGCTCGGGCTGATCCAGCCGACCTCCGGCAGCGCCACCATGCTAGGAATGAACGCCACCCGCGACGCCGCCCACGTCCGCGAGCGGGTCGGTTACATGCCGGAATCTGACTGTCTGCCGGCCGATGTCACGGCCGCCGACTTCGTCGCCCACATGGCCGAAATGAGCGGGCTGCCACAGCGGGCTGCCCGCCAGCGGGCGAATGACGTCCTCTATCAGGTCGGGCTGGACGAAGAGCGATACCGGCTCATCCGGGGATTCTCAACCGGCATGAAGCAGCGAGTGAAGCTGGCGCAGGCGATTGTCCACGACCCTCAGCTCGTCTTCCTCGATGAACCCACGAACGGGATGGACCCGCAAGGACGCGACGAGATGCTCCGGCTCATCCAGAGGATCCACGGTAGCCTGGGAATCACGGTCATCGTCTCGTCACACCTGCTGGAGGACATCGAGCGAGTCTGCGATCACGTTGTTATGCTCGACCGCGGACGCATGGTCGCTGCCGGCCGGATCGACACGTTGATGCGCGGCGGCGGCGATATTGTCGTCCGGGTCGATAGCGATCAATCCAGCCTCGTTGCGGCGCTGATCGCGCGCGGTGTCGCGGCGCGGGTGCGCGAGAGAGACATCGTCATCGCGCCCGGTGGGGAGCGCGACGCCATCTACGATGCGATTCGCGATGCTGTCGTCGAGCTCGGCCTTCCGCTCCGCGGCCTGCAGGCCGGAGAACGATCGCTCGAGGATGTCTACATCCAGACAGTCGGCGGCGCGGACGTCGCGCGCGGCAAGGAGACAGTCCATGCCAGCTGA
- a CDS encoding arginase family protein — MAVTQALRLHVVPIRYSGSAPVLPADDPVDTYAAEGGYDTFAGAVTTTEPSFPEAERTNDPTTDLGILGAEIADAVAEGLKDGRATLVVGGNCGIVPGVFGGIQEAYGPTVRVGLLWLDAHGDFNTPRTTLSGMLGGMPVAVSAGLAWPNWRESSKQIVPVPTDRIVMVDVRNLDEAEEHLIRATDVVIAAPAPGFPGEDLQKAVDELAAKCDVLYLHIDSDILDESLTPNHRTKEPNGPDMAQVLAAVDAIMATGKVAVYAVVSVWASGEGGDVMLRSGTELVRGGLEIWRQHGSAALLGS; from the coding sequence ATGGCAGTTACGCAGGCTCTCCGGCTCCATGTCGTTCCGATTCGCTACAGCGGCAGCGCGCCGGTGTTGCCGGCCGACGATCCCGTCGACACTTACGCCGCTGAAGGGGGCTACGACACATTTGCCGGTGCGGTCACAACAACCGAGCCGAGCTTCCCTGAAGCAGAGCGAACGAACGACCCAACCACGGACCTGGGCATTCTCGGCGCGGAGATCGCCGACGCTGTCGCCGAGGGGCTGAAGGATGGCCGGGCGACGCTGGTCGTCGGCGGCAACTGCGGGATCGTGCCGGGCGTCTTCGGCGGCATCCAGGAGGCGTATGGGCCGACAGTTCGGGTCGGGCTGCTCTGGCTCGATGCGCACGGCGACTTCAATACGCCCCGGACGACGCTCTCCGGAATGCTCGGGGGGATGCCGGTGGCGGTCTCAGCAGGCCTGGCCTGGCCGAACTGGCGCGAGAGCTCGAAGCAGATCGTGCCGGTGCCGACTGACCGTATCGTCATGGTCGACGTCCGCAACCTCGACGAAGCCGAGGAGCATCTGATCCGGGCGACCGACGTCGTCATCGCCGCGCCAGCGCCGGGGTTCCCCGGTGAGGATCTCCAGAAGGCGGTCGACGAGCTAGCGGCAAAATGCGACGTGCTCTACCTGCACATCGACTCCGACATCCTCGACGAGTCGCTGACACCGAATCATCGGACGAAGGAGCCGAACGGCCCGGACATGGCTCAGGTATTGGCGGCAGTCGACGCGATTATGGCGACCGGGAAAGTGGCGGTCTACGCTGTCGTCTCGGTCTGGGCCAGCGGCGAAGGGGGCGATGTGATGCTCCGCTCGGGAACCGAGCTTGTCCGCGGCGGGCTGGAGATCTGGCGGCAGCACGGCTCAGCGGCGCTGCTGGGGAGCTGA
- a CDS encoding GNAT family N-acetyltransferase, protein MQIMDLDPPDERRVHQAAEVLAAAFPGEHHPGGWAHLPDALAEVRESFGSGHLSLVAIEGDAVVGWIGGSRHYHGNTWELHPLAVHPGWQRRGIGRALVDALEARVRAEGGQNIWLTTDDDTGETSLAGQPLYPDVLAGLATLRADGGRVSFYLSLGYSLTGGIPDAYAPGHHELVFTKRLKPRVS, encoded by the coding sequence ATGCAAATCATGGACCTCGACCCACCCGACGAGCGACGAGTCCATCAGGCTGCCGAGGTGCTTGCGGCTGCGTTCCCGGGTGAACATCACCCCGGTGGCTGGGCGCACCTGCCGGATGCGCTGGCCGAGGTTCGCGAATCGTTTGGTTCGGGTCATCTCTCGCTGGTTGCCATTGAAGGGGACGCCGTGGTTGGCTGGATCGGTGGAAGCCGTCACTATCACGGAAACACCTGGGAGCTGCACCCGCTCGCCGTTCATCCAGGCTGGCAGCGTCGCGGCATCGGCCGCGCCCTCGTCGACGCACTGGAGGCTCGTGTCCGGGCCGAGGGTGGGCAAAACATCTGGCTGACAACGGACGACGATACTGGCGAGACAAGCCTGGCCGGCCAGCCCCTCTACCCGGATGTCCTCGCCGGGCTCGCCACCCTCCGCGCCGATGGCGGCCGCGTCAGCTTCTACCTCAGCCTTGGCTACTCACTCACCGGTGGTATCCCGGATGCCTATGCCCCTGGTCACCACGAGCTCGTGTTCACGAAGCGACTCAAGCCCCGAGTGTCGTGA
- a CDS encoding biotin carboxylase N-terminal domain-containing protein: protein MTLGPVLAIANRGEIVARIARTAQALGWQPVALLGDPDLDGYAAREIGRVERIGPAGSELDPALVVAAAERAGAVALHPGYGFLSERADLSQACENAGIAFVGPSPLTLAICGDKVATRDAAMAAGVPVLAASEPMSIDDRGRWEAAASEVGFPLIAKVVSGGGGRGLRVALTHEHVEAAIESALREAGASAAGTRFYLERYLEGARHVEVQVAGNGSDAVAIGDRDCTVQRRHQKVFEEAPAHDLPDETRAAIHRHAVAMTRAVELRGVATVEFLLGVDGTLAFIEVNPRLQVEHTVTEEVTGLDLVAIQLGLLACDNLPNPVTPRGHAIQARLYAEDPTHGFAPSPGQITWLDWPILPGLRIDSGYETGDSVPSYYDSLVAKLISHGPDRDAALVRLAEAIDRSRIAGIYTNRPWLRAMLDDERFRSATHDLQTADSVTVSETAPDDGVIAAAGRALLAAAESEAGPFRLVGQATQIVHGNEAGGWQRRIVWSRAGNSWRPLVGTNGACSDPDPRTATAAGTLVIAAEGGCETTSARGRWLVWPGPIIRAEERGAISDGILRAPMPGTVVSVPARPAMAVHEGDVLATMVAMKIEITLAAPFDGIVERVACEPGDLVGSKQALVTIRKP, encoded by the coding sequence ATGACGCTCGGACCGGTTCTGGCGATCGCCAATCGAGGCGAGATTGTCGCCCGAATCGCGCGGACGGCGCAGGCGCTCGGCTGGCAGCCAGTGGCGCTGTTGGGTGACCCCGACCTCGACGGGTATGCGGCCCGCGAGATCGGCCGGGTCGAGCGGATCGGGCCGGCCGGCAGCGAGCTGGACCCGGCGCTGGTCGTCGCGGCAGCAGAAAGAGCCGGCGCGGTTGCGCTACATCCGGGTTACGGGTTTCTCAGCGAACGAGCAGACCTGTCGCAGGCGTGTGAGAACGCTGGCATCGCGTTCGTCGGGCCATCTCCGCTGACGTTGGCCATCTGCGGCGACAAAGTAGCAACTCGCGACGCAGCAATGGCGGCGGGTGTTCCAGTGCTGGCGGCCAGCGAGCCGATGTCGATCGACGATCGCGGTCGTTGGGAAGCAGCCGCCAGCGAGGTCGGCTTCCCGCTCATCGCAAAGGTGGTGAGTGGCGGCGGCGGGCGTGGGCTGCGAGTAGCGCTAACACACGAACACGTTGAAGCAGCGATCGAATCGGCGCTACGGGAAGCGGGGGCGTCGGCCGCCGGGACTCGTTTCTATCTCGAGCGCTATCTGGAGGGGGCCCGACACGTCGAGGTCCAGGTGGCCGGCAACGGCAGCGACGCAGTCGCAATTGGCGATCGGGATTGCACGGTCCAGCGCCGGCACCAGAAGGTGTTCGAGGAAGCGCCTGCCCACGACCTGCCGGACGAGACACGCGCGGCGATTCACCGTCACGCGGTGGCGATGACCCGCGCGGTCGAGCTGCGCGGGGTGGCGACGGTCGAATTCTTGCTGGGCGTCGACGGCACACTGGCGTTCATCGAGGTGAACCCACGCTTGCAGGTTGAGCACACCGTCACCGAGGAGGTCACCGGCCTCGACCTGGTGGCGATCCAGTTGGGATTGCTTGCGTGCGACAATCTGCCGAACCCCGTGACGCCACGCGGGCACGCGATTCAGGCGAGACTCTATGCTGAGGATCCAACACATGGGTTCGCGCCCAGCCCGGGCCAAATCACATGGCTCGACTGGCCCATTCTTCCCGGCCTGCGCATCGATAGTGGTTACGAGACGGGGGACAGTGTCCCCAGCTATTACGACTCACTCGTCGCAAAGCTCATCTCGCACGGGCCGGATCGTGACGCCGCGCTCGTCCGGCTAGCGGAGGCAATCGATCGATCGCGGATCGCCGGCATCTATACCAACCGACCATGGCTCCGGGCAATGCTGGACGACGAGCGCTTCCGGTCCGCGACCCACGATCTCCAGACGGCTGATTCGGTGACTGTGTCGGAAACAGCGCCCGACGACGGCGTCATCGCAGCCGCCGGGCGGGCGTTGCTGGCGGCCGCTGAGTCCGAGGCGGGACCGTTTCGGCTGGTCGGCCAGGCAACGCAGATCGTCCACGGCAACGAGGCGGGCGGCTGGCAACGCCGCATCGTCTGGAGCCGGGCGGGCAATAGCTGGCGCCCGCTTGTCGGGACGAATGGAGCGTGCAGCGACCCGGATCCTCGCACGGCAACCGCGGCAGGGACGTTGGTTATCGCGGCCGAGGGGGGATGCGAAACGACATCAGCGCGTGGCCGCTGGCTGGTCTGGCCAGGACCGATTATTCGAGCCGAGGAACGGGGCGCCATCAGCGATGGGATTCTTCGCGCCCCGATGCCGGGCACGGTCGTGTCCGTCCCTGCCCGGCCGGCGATGGCCGTCCATGAAGGGGATGTGTTGGCCACGATGGTGGCGATGAAGATCGAGATCACACTCGCCGCGCCTTTCGACGGGATCGTGGAGCGGGTTGCTTGCGAGCCCGGTGACCTCGTCGGGTCGAAGCAGGCATTGGTGACGATCCGAAAACCGTGA
- a CDS encoding enoyl-CoA hydratase-related protein, whose protein sequence is MADGLGGGILLYETRSGAAWLTMNRPEIRNALARELVAALVEGFERAFADDSARSVVLAGAGTVFCAGADVNQYRVASDRDEVVADAVRLYDLLARIATGPKPVIARVQKAAFGGAIGLVAAADLVVAAEGTRFSLSEARLGLVPSAIGPAFVRAVGPRYARAHMLLAEPFGPEEALRIGLIHATASEDGLDDVIARWLAQFGQNAPGSMRDSKQLVNDIAFAGLAPDALREHCASLAADRRADPEGQEGMNAFLEKRKPVWAEVSR, encoded by the coding sequence ATGGCTGACGGGCTCGGCGGCGGCATCCTGCTCTACGAGACGCGCAGCGGCGCTGCCTGGCTGACAATGAACCGCCCGGAGATTCGGAATGCGCTCGCGAGGGAGCTCGTTGCGGCGCTCGTCGAGGGGTTCGAGCGGGCGTTCGCCGACGACTCGGCCCGATCAGTCGTGCTGGCGGGAGCGGGGACGGTCTTCTGTGCTGGCGCGGACGTCAACCAGTATCGAGTCGCCTCCGACCGCGATGAGGTCGTGGCTGACGCCGTGCGGCTGTACGACCTGCTGGCGCGGATCGCGACCGGACCGAAGCCGGTGATCGCGCGGGTGCAGAAGGCGGCCTTTGGCGGGGCGATCGGGCTGGTTGCCGCCGCAGACCTGGTCGTGGCGGCTGAGGGGACGCGCTTTTCGCTCTCCGAGGCGAGGCTAGGTCTGGTTCCGTCCGCGATCGGGCCGGCCTTCGTCCGCGCGGTAGGGCCTCGCTACGCCCGGGCGCACATGCTGCTGGCCGAGCCGTTCGGGCCGGAGGAAGCGCTGCGAATCGGGCTGATCCACGCCACGGCGTCGGAGGACGGGCTGGACGATGTGATCGCGCGGTGGCTGGCGCAGTTCGGACAGAACGCGCCGGGCTCGATGCGCGATTCGAAACAGTTGGTCAACGACATCGCGTTCGCCGGCCTCGCGCCAGACGCACTCCGCGAGCACTGTGCGTCCCTCGCGGCCGACCGACGGGCCGATCCCGAGGGGCAGGAAGGGATGAACGCCTTCCTGGAGAAGCGTAAGCCCGTCTGGGCGGAGGTGAGCCGATGA
- a CDS encoding carboxyl transferase domain-containing protein codes for MTSAPTTAREDWREANLASIEELRGRLTRVADGGGPRAQERSRQRGKLPVRERIDRVLDPGSPFLELSPLAAGGMYDDEAPGAGIVTGIGLVSGREIVVVANDPTVKGGAYFPITVKKHLRAQEIARENRLPCLYLVDSGGAFLPLHAEVFPDREHFGKIFSNQAQLSAAGIRQVSAVLGSCTAGGAYVPAMSDEAIIVRGNGTIFLGGPPLVKAATGEEISAEELGGADVHGRISGVVDYIADDEEQALALARRLMQVPARTKPALPWEVLPSREPLEDPEDILGLVAPDPRTPYDPRPILRRVLDGSALDEFKRDYAESLVCGYGRLFGIPVGIVANNGVLFSESARKGAHFIMLCAQQRIPLLFVQNITGFLVGREAEHGGIAREGAKMVSAVATARVPKLTLITGASYGAGNYAMCGRAYDPRYLFTWPTSRIGVMGGEQAAGVLTSIGRSRDSDASPEDADRLRADVQARYEAETTPWYATARLWDDGVIDPRDTRTVLGLALQSTLNAEIEDSPIGVLRM; via the coding sequence GTGACCTCTGCACCGACGACAGCGCGCGAGGACTGGCGTGAGGCGAATCTGGCGTCGATCGAGGAGCTTCGCGGTCGACTGACACGAGTCGCCGACGGCGGTGGGCCACGGGCGCAGGAGCGCTCGCGGCAACGCGGCAAGCTGCCGGTGCGCGAGCGGATCGACCGAGTACTCGACCCCGGCTCACCATTCCTGGAGCTGTCACCATTGGCAGCAGGCGGGATGTATGACGACGAGGCGCCGGGCGCAGGAATCGTCACCGGCATCGGGCTCGTCAGTGGACGCGAGATCGTCGTCGTCGCAAATGACCCGACCGTAAAGGGCGGCGCCTACTTCCCGATCACGGTCAAGAAGCACCTCCGAGCCCAGGAGATCGCGCGAGAAAATCGACTCCCGTGCCTCTATCTCGTGGACTCGGGAGGCGCGTTTCTGCCACTACACGCCGAGGTGTTTCCCGACCGCGAGCACTTCGGGAAGATCTTCAGCAACCAGGCTCAGCTCTCGGCGGCCGGCATTCGTCAGGTGTCGGCAGTGCTCGGCTCTTGCACGGCCGGCGGCGCATACGTGCCGGCAATGTCCGATGAGGCGATCATCGTTCGTGGCAATGGAACGATCTTCCTCGGCGGCCCACCGCTGGTGAAGGCAGCAACCGGCGAGGAGATAAGCGCCGAGGAGCTGGGCGGCGCAGATGTCCACGGTCGGATCAGCGGCGTCGTCGACTACATCGCCGATGACGAGGAGCAGGCGCTGGCGCTGGCCCGGAGGCTGATGCAGGTTCCTGCGCGAACGAAGCCCGCCCTTCCCTGGGAGGTGTTGCCAAGTCGCGAGCCGCTGGAAGACCCCGAGGACATTCTCGGGCTTGTCGCGCCCGACCCACGCACGCCCTACGACCCCCGCCCGATTCTGCGTCGTGTCCTCGATGGAAGCGCGCTGGATGAGTTCAAGCGCGACTATGCCGAATCACTGGTCTGCGGCTATGGCCGGCTGTTTGGCATCCCGGTCGGGATCGTGGCCAACAACGGTGTGCTGTTCAGCGAGTCGGCGAGGAAGGGGGCGCATTTCATCATGCTCTGCGCCCAGCAACGCATACCGCTGCTCTTCGTCCAGAACATCACTGGCTTCCTGGTCGGACGCGAGGCGGAGCATGGCGGAATCGCCCGCGAGGGGGCCAAGATGGTCTCGGCGGTGGCGACGGCGCGGGTGCCCAAGCTGACCTTGATCACCGGGGCTTCTTATGGCGCCGGAAACTACGCCATGTGTGGCCGGGCGTATGACCCGCGCTACCTGTTCACCTGGCCGACCTCGCGCATCGGCGTGATGGGCGGCGAGCAGGCAGCGGGAGTGCTGACGTCGATCGGCCGCTCGCGCGACAGCGATGCGTCACCCGAGGATGCTGATCGGCTGCGAGCCGACGTGCAGGCGCGCTATGAGGCGGAGACGACACCGTGGTATGCGACGGCGCGGCTGTGGGACGACGGTGTGATCGACCCGCGTGACACGCGGACGGTGCTGGGGCTGGCCCTGCAATCGACGTTGAACGCCGAGATCGAAGACTCGCCAATCGGAGTCCTACGGATGTAG
- a CDS encoding DinB family protein, which translates to MSLQSTYDEQVSAMATMLAQQVGSLDDATLAKRPGPALNPIGFIQWHILRIWDLDLNLLIKGGAPETDAWHRGGYGDEIGYEPIGVGPGGTGFGFGYTDAEVDAVPYRADVLSRYQQQLVDETKSYLAGATNEDLQRAFELRGEPTSVAGRLQHVVAHSWNHIGEIRLTKGLLGYPDPTTPPRS; encoded by the coding sequence ATGAGCCTCCAGAGCACTTACGACGAACAGGTCAGCGCGATGGCGACGATGCTCGCGCAGCAGGTCGGCAGCCTGGACGACGCAACCCTTGCCAAGCGGCCGGGGCCGGCACTGAACCCGATCGGGTTCATCCAGTGGCATATCCTGCGTATCTGGGACCTCGACCTGAATCTGCTGATCAAGGGCGGCGCCCCCGAGACCGATGCCTGGCACCGCGGCGGCTATGGCGATGAAATCGGGTATGAGCCGATCGGAGTCGGACCCGGCGGGACGGGATTCGGCTTCGGCTATACCGATGCCGAAGTCGACGCTGTGCCATATCGCGCCGATGTGCTGTCCCGCTACCAGCAGCAGCTGGTCGACGAGACGAAGTCCTACCTCGCCGGGGCGACCAACGAGGACCTGCAACGCGCGTTCGAGCTGCGTGGCGAGCCAACGTCCGTTGCCGGCCGGCTGCAACACGTCGTCGCGCATTCGTGGAATCACATCGGTGAGATTCGTCTGACCAAGGGTCTGCTCGGCTATCCTGATCCGACAACTCCGCCTCGGAGCTAG
- a CDS encoding MFS transporter, with amino-acid sequence MIASGDQQIAQRATLKLLIAAIFVVSIDSRVITPILPAIADDLGVTIGRAGLIVTAYLLPYGLFQLFYGPLADRKGHVRVICFALFGFAIGEALCALSPGLPALVGFRLLTGMVAAAIFPLVLAWIGETVDYTHRQSIIGYTVMAASIGQVLSAAAGGFMAAVVSWRTIFVLDGMLALVIAVMMLRAGLPRHEPVVAVDRSRLSPYRTVLDDPRHILFLALVFVEGALTIGAFSYFGALLRARDGYSYLAIGFFIALFGLTSVAMGRFIGRAARVLGERRMIAVGGIGVVVAYLMTTLQPSLVVFPLAMLLCGATFTLMHSTLQTRATELAPAARATSISLFAFALFLGSSVGALVAAQAIDRYGYNPTMIGLGAGMALVAVVATARAITWSQPGRIQTEHHLTNNEAANRGGS; translated from the coding sequence ATGATCGCCAGCGGCGATCAGCAGATCGCGCAACGCGCAACGTTGAAGCTGCTGATCGCCGCGATCTTCGTTGTGTCGATCGACTCGCGCGTGATCACGCCGATTCTGCCGGCCATCGCCGACGATCTGGGAGTCACGATCGGGCGCGCCGGACTGATTGTCACTGCCTACCTGCTGCCCTATGGCCTGTTCCAGCTGTTCTACGGACCACTCGCCGACAGGAAAGGCCACGTCCGGGTTATCTGCTTCGCACTGTTCGGCTTCGCGATCGGCGAGGCGCTCTGCGCGCTGTCGCCCGGCCTCCCCGCGCTCGTCGGCTTTCGCCTGCTGACCGGCATGGTCGCGGCGGCGATCTTTCCGCTGGTGCTCGCGTGGATTGGAGAAACAGTCGACTATACCCACCGCCAGAGCATCATCGGCTATACGGTAATGGCTGCCTCGATCGGGCAGGTACTCTCGGCTGCGGCCGGCGGATTCATGGCGGCTGTCGTCTCGTGGCGCACGATCTTCGTGCTTGACGGCATGCTGGCGCTGGTGATCGCCGTCATGATGCTTCGAGCCGGGCTTCCGCGCCACGAGCCGGTGGTTGCCGTGGATCGGTCGCGCCTCAGCCCATACCGCACAGTGCTCGACGATCCCCGACACATCCTGTTCCTCGCGCTTGTCTTCGTCGAGGGGGCGTTGACGATCGGAGCGTTCTCCTACTTTGGCGCGTTACTCCGCGCTCGGGATGGCTACTCCTACCTGGCAATCGGCTTCTTCATTGCGCTCTTCGGCCTGACATCGGTGGCTATGGGTCGATTCATCGGCCGGGCGGCACGGGTGTTGGGCGAACGTCGGATGATTGCGGTCGGCGGCATCGGAGTCGTTGTGGCCTACCTGATGACGACACTGCAACCGTCGCTCGTGGTTTTTCCATTGGCGATGCTCCTCTGTGGCGCAACGTTCACCCTGATGCACTCGACACTCCAGACCCGTGCGACAGAGCTGGCGCCGGCCGCACGAGCGACCAGCATCTCGCTGTTCGCGTTTGCGCTCTTCCTCGGCAGCAGCGTCGGCGCGCTCGTCGCGGCCCAGGCAATCGACCGTTACGGCTACAATCCAACGATGATAGGTCTCGGAGCGGGGATGGCGCTCGTGGCCGTCGTGGCAACCGCGCGCGCAATCACCTGGTCGCAACCGGGGAGAATCCAGACCGAGCACCATCTGACGAACAACGAGGCCGCTAACCGTGGCGGCTCCTGA